Proteins encoded together in one Saccharomyces kudriavzevii IFO 1802 strain IFO1802 genome assembly, chromosome: 1 window:
- the KIN3 gene encoding serine/threonine protein kinase KIN3 (similar to Saccharomyces cerevisiae KIN3 (YAR018C); ancestral locus Anc_3.178) produces MHRRQFFQEYHSPQQQQGHSPRSEYQVLEEIGRGSFGSVRKVIHIPTKKLLVRKDIKYGHMNSKERQQLIAECSILSQLKHENIVEFYNWDFDEQKEVLYLYMEYCSRGDLSQMIKHYKQEHKYIPEKIVWGILAQLLTALYKCHYGVELPTLTTIYDRMKPPAKGKNIVIHRDLKPGNIFLSYDDSDNSLSEEVDGHDEVNKNYYRDRRVNSRKKGSSMDYSQVVVKLGDFGLAKSLETSIQFATTYVGTPYYMSPEVLMDQPYSPLSDIWSLGCVIFEMCSLHPPFQAKNYLELQTKIKNGKCDTVPEYYSRGLNAIIHSMIDVNLRTRPSTFELLQDIQIRTARKSLQLERFERKLLDYENELTNIEKILEKQAIEYERELSQLKEQFTQAVEERAREVVNGKKIGKVPESINGYYGKKFSKPAYHWQTRYR; encoded by the coding sequence ATGCATAGACGACAGTTTTTTCAGGAATATCATAGTCCGCAACAGCAGCAAGGACATTCACCAAGATCGGAATATCAAGTTCTCGAAGAAATCGGGAGAGGCTCATTTGGGTCCGTACGAAAAGTCATCCATATACCCACCAAGAAACTTCTGGTTAGAAAAGACATTAAATATGGCCATATGAATAGCAAGGAGAGGCAACAGTTGATCGCCGAATGTAGTATTCTGTCGCAATTGAAACATGAAAATATAGTGGAATTCTATAATTGGGACTTCGATGAACAAAAGGAAGTGCTGTATCTTTACATGGAGTACTGCTCCAGAGGTGACTTATCTCAAATGATTAAGCATTATAAACAGGAACATAAATACATACCGGAGAAGATCGTGTGGGGTATTTTGGCGCAATTATTAACTGCACTTTATAAATGTCATTACGGTGTCGAATTGCCGACTTTAACCACAATATATGATCGAATGAAGCCACCAGCGAAGGGGAAAAACATTGTCATCCATCGTGATTTGAAACCAGGTAATATATTCTTGAGTTATGACGATAGTGACAACAGCCTCAGTGAAGAAGTAGACGGTCACGACgaagtaaacaaaaattattacaGAGACCGTAGAGTAAATTCACgcaaaaaaggaagttCTATGGATTACAGCCAAGTAGTAGTTAAACTGGGTGATTTTGGGCTGGCCAAGTCTCTAGAGACTAGTATTCAATTTGCTACCACATATGTGGGTACACCATACTATATGTCGCCTGAAGTGTTGATGGATCAGCCATACTCGCCACTATCCGACATTTGGTCACTGGGTTGTGTTATATTTGAAATGTGCTCATTGCATCCCCCATTCCAGGCAAAAAATTATCTGGAATTACAAACCAAGATCAAAAACGGGAAATGCGACACTGTTCCCGAGTACTATTCTAGGGGACTTAATGCCAtaatacattcaatgaTAGACGTGAATTTGAGGACCAGGCCTTCCACTTTTGAATTATTGCAAGATATTCAGATACGGACAGCAAGAAAGTCGTTGCAATTAGagagatttgaaagaaagttATTAGActatgaaaatgaactgACAAACATCGAAAAAATCCTGGAGAAGCAAGCCATTGAATATGAAAGAGAACTAAGCCAACTAAAGGAGCAGTTTACACAGGCTGTGGAAGAGCGAGCCAGAGAAGTAGTGAACGGTAAGAAAATAGGTAAAGTTCCAGAGTCTATAAACGGATATTATGGTAAAAAATTCTCCAAGCCTGCATACCACTGGCAAACTCGATATCGATAA
- the RFA1 gene encoding replication factor A subunit protein RFA1 (similar to Saccharomyces cerevisiae RFA1 (YAR007C); ancestral locus Anc_4.120) has product MSSVQLSKGDFHSIFTNKRRYDNPTGGVYQVYNTRKSDGANSNRKNLIMISDGVYHMKALLRNQAASKFQSMELQRGDIIRVIIAEPAIVRERKKYVLLVDDFELVQSRAEMVNQASTFLDNYFSERPNETLKDEDISDNGNVTNQTNIGNLGVGDMLHSNSNLNANEKKFVNEGSNSQKSRPIFAIEQLSPYQNVWTIKARVSYKGEIKTWHNQRGDGKLFNVNFLDTSGEIRATAFNDFATKFNEILQEGKVYYVSKAKLQPAKPQFTNLTHPYELNLDRDTVVEECFDESNVPKTHFNFIKLDAIQNQEVNSNVDVLGIIQTINPQFELTSRAGKKFDRRDITIVDDSGFSISVGLWNQQALDFNLPEGSVAAIKGVRVTDFGGKSLSMGFSSTLIPNPEIPEAYALKGWYDSKGRNANFTTLKQEPGVGGQSAASLTKFIAQRITIARAQAENLGRSEKGDFFSAKAAISFLKVDNFAYPACSNENCNKKVLEQPDGTWRCEKCDTNNASPNWRYILTISIIDETNQLWLTLFDDQAKQLLGVDANTLMSLKEEDPNEFTKITQSIQMNEYDFRIRAREDTYNDQSRIRYTVANLHSLNYKAEADYLADELSKALLA; this is encoded by the coding sequence ATGAGCAGTGTTCAACTTTCGAAGGGCGACTTCCATAGTATCTTCACCAACAAGAGGAGGTACGATAACCCCACCGGTGGCGTTTACCAGGTTTACAACACCAGGAAATCCGATGGTGCCAATAGCAACAGAAAGAATTTGATCATGATTTCTGACGGTGTTTACCACATGAAGGCTCTTTTGAGAAATCAAGCTGCTTCCAAATTTCAGTCAATGGAGCTGCAGAGGGGCGATATCATTCGCGTTATAATTGCAGAACCCGCCATTGTTagggaaagaaagaagtaCGTTCTTTTGgttgatgattttgaattggTTCAGTCTCGTGCTGAAATGGTCAACCAAGCCAGTACGTTCTTGGACAATTACTTCTCGGAACGTCCaaatgaaactttgaaagatgaagatataTCCGATAATGGTAATGTCACTAACCAGACAAACATCGGTAACCTCGGAGTAGGCGACATGCTCCATTCAAACTCAAACTTGAATGctaacgaaaaaaaatttgtcaaTGAAGGTTCTAACTCCCAAAAATCTAGACCGATTTTTGCCATCGAACAATTGTCTCCATACCAAAACGTCTGGACGATCAAGGCAAGAGTTTCCTACAAGGGGGAAATCAAAACATGGCACAATCAAAGAGGTGATGGTAAATTATTCAATGTCAACTTCCTAGACACTTCTGGGGAAATCAGAGCCACCGCATTCAATGACTTTGCTACCAAATTTAACGAAATTTTGCAAGAGGGCAAAGTATACTACGTGTCAAAGGCAAAACTGCAACCCGCTAAGCCACAGTTTACTAACTTGACACATCCTTACGAACTCAATCTGGACAGAGACACCGTTGTCGAAGAATGTTTTGATGAAAGCAACGTTCCAAAGACTCActtcaattttatcaaattggACGCCATCCAGAACCAAGAAGTAAATTCCAATGTAGACGTGCTTGGTATCATTCAAACAATTAACCCGCAATTTGAATTGACTTCCAGAGctggaaaaaagtttgaTCGTCGCGATATCACAATTGTTGACGATTCCGGGTTTTCCATCTCAGTCGGTCTATGGAACCAACAAGCCCTTGACTTCAATCTTCCTGAAGGTTCTGTTGCTGCTATTAAGGGTGTTCGTGTAACAGATTTTGGTGGCAAGTCTTTATCCATGGGCTTTTCTAGTACTTTAATTCCGAATCCAGAAATACCTGAGGCATATGCCCTAAAAGGTTGGTACGATTCTAAGGGTCGCAATGCAAATTTCACCACTTTGAAACAAGAACCTGGGGTAGGTGGCCAATCAGCTGCTAGCTTAACAAAATTTATTGCTCAACGTATCACCATTGCTAGAGCTCAGGCTGAAAACTTAGGAAGAAGTGAAAAGGGTGATTTCTTTAGTGCTAAAGCTGCTATAAGTTTCTTAAAGGTTGACAATTTTGCATACCCTGCTTGCTCTAATGAAAATTGTAATAAGAAAGTCCTGGAACAACCGGATGGCACCTGGAGGTGTGAGAAATGTGACACCAATAATGCAAGTCCAAACTGGAGATATATATTAACAATATCGATTATCGATGAAACAAACCAGTTATGGTTGACTTTATTTGATGACCAAGCTAAACAATTGTTGGGCGTTGACGCAAATACATTAATGTCTTTAAAGGAGGAGGATCCCAATGAATTTACGAAAATTACTCAAAGTATTCAAATGAACGAATATGACTTTAGAATCAGAGCACGCGAAGATACATACAACGATCAAAGCAGAATCAGATATACTGTTGCTAACCTACACAGTTTGAATTACAAGGCTGAAGCCGACTACCTGGCAGATGAGTTATCTAAGGCCTTGTTGGCCTAA
- the ADE1 gene encoding phosphoribosylaminoimidazolesuccinocarboxamide synthase (similar to Saccharomyces cerevisiae ADE1 (YAR015W); ancestral locus Anc_3.179), with the protein MSITKTELDGILPLVARGKVRDIYEVDAGTLLFVATDRISAYDVIMENSIPEKGILLTKLSEFWFKLLSSDVRNHLVDIAPGKSIFDFLPAKLSEPKYKSQLEGRSLLVHKHKLIPLEVIVRGYITGSAWKEYKKSGTVHGLKQPQGLKESQEFSEPIFTPSTKAEQGEHDENISPAQAAELVGEDLSRRVAELAIKLYSKCKDYAKEKGIIIADTKFEFGIDEKTNEIILVDEVLTPDSSRFWNGASYKVGESQDSYDKQFLRDWLTANKLNGVNGVEMPQDIVDRTRAKYIEAYEALTGSKWTY; encoded by the coding sequence ATGTCAATTACAAAAACTGAGTTAGACGGTATATTGCCATTGGTGGCCAGAGGAAAAGTTAGAGACATATACGAGGTGGACGCTGGTACGTTACTTTTTGTCGCTACGGATCGTATCTCTGCATACGATGTCATCATGGAAAACAGCATTCCTGAAAAGGGGATCTTGTTGACCAAACTCTCAGAGTTCTGGTTCAAGCTTCTGTCCAGTGATGTGCGTAACCATTTAGTTGATATTGCACCAGGGAAGAGCATTTTCGATTTCTTGCCCGCAAAGCTGAGCGAACCAAAATACAAAAGTCAATTAGAAGGACGTTCTCTATTGGTTCACAAGCACAAGCTTATCCCATTGGAAGTGATCGTCAGAGGCTACATCACCGGGTCTGCTTGGAAGGAATACAAGAAATCTGGCACTGTGCACGGCTTGAAGCAACCACAGGGACTCAAAGAATCGCAAGAGTTCTCGGAACCTATTTTCACCCCATCAACCAAGGCCGAACAAGGTGAACACGATGAAAACATCTCTCCTGCTCAAGCTGCCGAGCTGGTAGGCGAAGACTTGTCGCGCAGGGTGGCAGAACTGGCTATCAAACTCTATTCCAAATGCAAAGATTATGCCAAGGAGAAGGGAATTATCATTGCCGACACCAAGTTCGAATTTGGTATTGACGAAAAGACCAACGAGATTATCCTGGTAGACGAGGTGCTAACTCCAGATTCTTCCAGATTTTGGAATGGTGCCTCCTACAAGGTGGGAGAGTCCCAAGATTCCTACGACAAGCAATTTCTAAGAGACTGGCTTACTGCCAATAAGTTGAACGGTGTTAACGGCGTGGAAATGCCACAAGACATTGTCGACAGAACAAGGGCCAAGTATATAGAAGCGTATGAAGCATTGACAGGCTCCAAATGGACGTActaa
- the SEN34 gene encoding tRNA splicing endonuclease subunit SEN34 (similar to Saccharomyces cerevisiae SEN34 (YAR008W); ancestral locus Anc_4.116) codes for MSPLVFDIHDIQLLRKWGICGVLSGTLPTAAQQNVFLSVPLRLMLEDVLWLHLNNLADVKVIRKEGDDIMAGITPQRGAKLARLVEDRLSKSFEYQRKFKKDEHIAKLKKIGKINDNTSTEELQRLDKSNNNDQLIESSLFIDVADISMILKDVNIDLNGPSYDDIRNLLFKQYRRTEKMQTYLLYKALRDQGYVLSPGGRFGGKFIAYPGDPLRFHSHLTIQDAIDYCNEPIDLISMISGARLGTTVKKLWVIGGVEEETKDTHFFSVEWAGFG; via the coding sequence ATGTCGCCGCTAGTATTCGATATACATGACATCCAGCTTCTGAGGAAGTGGGGTATTTGTGGCGTGTTATCTGGAACACTGCCCACTGCAGCACAGCAAAACGTATTTTTGTCCGTACCCCTGAGGCTTATGCTGGAAGACGTGCTGTGGCTACACTTAAACAATCTTGCCGACGTGAAAgtaataagaaaagaaggtgaTGACATTATGGCGGGAATAACTCCACAGCGGGGTGCTAAGCTAGCCAGGCTGGTCGAAGATCGTCTAAGTAAGTCATTTGAATATCAGagaaagttcaaaaaggaTGAACACATTgcaaagttgaaaaaaatcggCAAAATAAATGATAACACCTCAACTGAAGAATTACAGCGGCTGGATAAATCTAACAATAACGATCAGCTGATCGAATCTTCTTTGTTCATTGACGTTGCGGATATTTCTATGATCTTAAAGGACGTCAATATCGATTTAAATGGTCCATCTTACGATGATATCCGTAATTTGTTATTCAAGCAATACAGACGGACAGAAAAGATGCAGACTTACCTGTTATACAAGGCTTTGAGAGATCAAGGGTACGTTTTGTCTCCAGGTGGACGTTTTGGTGGAAAATTCATAGCATATCCCGGTGATCCACTACGTTTCCATTCGCATTTGACCATACAAGATGCGATCGATTATTGTAACGAACCCATTGACCTGATTTCTATGATAAGCGGTGCAAGGCTAGGGACCACCGTGAAGAAACTTTGGGTCATAGGCGGCGTTGAAGAGGAGACCAAGGACACACATTTCTTCTCCGTGGAGTGGGCTGGATTCGGTTAA
- the PAU7 gene encoding seripauperin PAU7 gives MVKLISIAAGVAALAAGASATTTLAQSDEQVNLVELGVYVSDIRAHLAEYYSFQAVHPTETYPVEIAEAVFNYGDFTTMLTGIAPDQVTRMITGVPWYSSRLRPAISSALSADGIYTIAN, from the coding sequence atggtcaaattaaTCTCaatcgctgctggtgtcgcTGCTCTTGCTGCTGGTGCCTCCGCTACCACCACCCTAGCTCAATCTGACGAGCAagtcaacttggttgaattgggtgTCTACGTCTCTGACATCAGAGCTCATTTGGCCGAATATTACTCTTTCCAAGCCGTTCACCCAACTGAAACATACCCAGTTGAAATTGCTGAAGCTGTCTTCAACTACGGTGATTTCACCACCATGTTAACCGGTATTGCTCCAGACCAAGTgaccagaatgatcactGGTGTCCCATGGTACTCCAGCAGATTGAGACCAGCCATCTCTAGCGCTCTATCTGCAGATGGTATTTACACCATCGCAAACTAG
- the CDC15 gene encoding serine/threonine protein kinase CDC15 (similar to Saccharomyces cerevisiae CDC15 (YAR019C); ancestral locus Anc_3.177): MNSMADTDRVNLTPIQRASEKSVQYHLKQVIGRGSYGVVYKAINKHTDQVVAIKEIVYESDEELNDIMAEISLLKNLNHDNIVKYHGFIRKSYELYILLEYCANGSLRRLISRSSTGLSENESKSYVTQTLLGLKYLHGEGVIHRDIKAANILLSADNTVKLADFGVSTIVNSSALTLAGTLNWMAPEILGNRGASTLSDIWSLGATVVEMLTKNPPYHNLTDANIYYAVENDTYYPPSSFSESLKDFLSKCFVKNMYKRPTADQLLKHAWITSTENVKDDKLNKFKEDFTDADYHWDADFQEQKLDLSPSKFSSATAPAAWTENNQEMDMIPPTESQLLSQLKSSSKPLTDLHVLFNVCSLENIADTLIECLLRTSVAAQLITTFGSIFAYDIQHNHSRLRLKFIAMGGIPSIVKFEHLVKYFVIDYSQTLIECGIMYPPNFALLKTPKYVLELVYRFYDLTSTVFWCHWCSKHLNLSLLLSNIHERRAQSILLKLSSYAPWSFDKVLPSLINYKLKKKILTNPQITYVVFKSINYMITTNDDKTHKSAAPSSSSLPLSSSPTRNSPLNSVQSPSRSPVHSLMATRPSSPTRHKSVSNFPHLTISSKSRLLIDLPEGFFTWLTSFFVDMAQIKDLPVLKYFIKLCYLTVHLNNTLLNDLLDNNAFFVLIQNIDTIILSNDDKKTAAFIWKQITAICVDMSLDMERMNPSLFSTAINFIRRRDYTSISGLEIILNCLHFTLRNAPDDVASTMSSADSHSVFLIKINDETVIDLPIEQLVDLFYALNDDDVNLSKLINIFTKICSVPSFENLAINIIFHPNFYEKTVLFFNTYFNSLLIQIDLLKFIKLIFTKSLLKVYDYTGSPDPIKQTKSNHHNKATVFKLRAILVEITEFLNNNWNKNDPKRNSNQVGGDSVLICQLCEDIRSLSKRGGLQKVSSVTAAIGSSPTRDERTNSQSSRSKSDAFSVPTTTFQT, translated from the coding sequence ATGAACAGCATGGCCGACACCGATAGAGTCAACCTGACCCCCATTCAGAGGGCGTCTGAGAAGTCCGTGCAATACCACCTCAAGCAGGTCATTGGGAGAGGATCTTATGGGGTAGTTTATAAAGCCATCAACAAACATACAGACCAAGTTGTGGCgatcaaagaaatcgtgTATGAGAGCGATGAGGAGCTCAACGACATTATGGCAGAAATCAGCCTTTTGAAGAACCTAAATCATGACAACATTGTTAAATACCATGGTTTCATACGAAAAAGCTACGAGCTGTATATCCTCCTCGAGTACTGCGCTAATGGCTCTCTGAGGAGGCTCATCTCCAGAAGTTCTACTGGCTTGAGTGAAAATGAATCGAAAAGCTATGTCACACAGACCCTTTTGGGGCTAAAATACCTTCACGGGGAAGGTGTCATCCACAGAGACATCAAGGCGGCTAACATCCTGCTGAGCGCAGATAACACTGTCAAACTCGCTGATTTCGGCGTCTCCACTATTGTGAACTCCAGTGCTTTGACCCTTGCCGGCACGCTCAATTGGATGGCTCCAGAGATCCTTGGCAACAGGGGAGCCTCTACACTTAGCGACATTTGGTCTTTGGGGGCCACTGTCGTTGAAATGCTCACAAAGAACCCACCCTACCACAATCTAACAGATGCTAATATCTACTACGCTGTCGAGAATGACACCTACTACCCGCCTAGCTCCTTCTCTGAGTCACTAAAGGACTTCTTGTCCAAGTGCTTTGTGAAGAACATGTACAAGAGGCCAACAGCTGACCAACTGCTCAAGCACGCGTGGATCACCTCCACGGAAAACGTGAAGGACGACAAGCTCAATAAATTTAAGGAGGACTTCACCGACGCTGACTACCATTGGGATGCCGACTTTCAAGAGCAAAAATTGGACCTATCTCCCTCTAAATTCAGTTCAGCAACGGCTCCTGCCGCCTGGACAGAGAACAATCAAGAAATGGATATGATCCCCCCCACTGAGAGCCAATTGCTGAGTCAATTGAAGAGTTCATCCAAGCCTTTGACGGACTTGCATGTACTCTTCAATGTCTGCTCTCTAGAGAACATCGCAGATACACTTATCGAATGTCTATTGCGCACGAGTGTCGCTGCACAGTTAATAACCACATTTGGCTCTATCTTTGCCTACGACATCCAGCATAATCACTCTAGATTGCGACTCAAATTCATCGCCATGGGGGGAATCCCATCCATCGTCAAATTCGAACACTTAGTCAAATACTTCGTCATCGACTATTCTCAGACTTTGATTGAATGCGGAATAATGTATCCGCCGAATTTTGCATTGCTGAAAACCCCCAAGTATGTTTTGGAACTTGTGTATAGGTTTTATGATTTAACATCTACGGTCTTTTGGTGTCACTGGTGCTCCAAACACCTCAATTTATCGCTACTTCTCAGTAACATCCATGAAAGAAGGGCACAATCTATACTACTAAAACTGTCATCATACGCTCCCTGGTCTTTTGACAAAGTCTTGCCTTCTCTGATCAACTATAAActtaagaagaaaattctaACCAACCCTCAAATCACTTACGTAGtcttcaaatcaataaaCTATATGATAACTACAAACGATGATAAAACTCACAAGTCTGCTGccccttcttcttcctccttgCCATTATCCTCTTCACCCACAAGAAACTCACCATTGAACTCAGTGCAGTCTCCCTCAAGGTCCCCAGTTCATTCTTTAATGGCAACACGCCCATCGTCCCCAACGCGACACAAAAGTGTCTCAAACTTCCCGCATCTGACCATATCTTCAAAGTCAAGACTTCTCATTGACTTGCCGGAAGGGTTTTTTACTTGGTTAACTTCATTCTTCGTTGACATGGcccaaatcaaagatctTCCCGTTTTGAAGTATTTCATCAAACTTTGTTACCTTACAGTGCATTTAAACAACACGTTGTTGAACGATCTACTTGACAACAATGCTTTTTTCGTCTTAATCCAGAATATCGACACCATCATACTCTCTAATGACGACAAAAAAACAGCAGCTTTCATTTGGAAACAAATCACTGCTATATGTGTTGACATGAGTTTGGATATGGAACGAATGAACCCTTCTTTGTTCTCCACAGCTATAAATTtcatcagaagaagagacTACACGTCTATTAGTGGGTTGGAGATCATATTGAATTGTTTGCATTTCACACTGCGCAATGCGCCTGATGATGTCGCTTCCACAATGAGCTCAGCGGACTCTCATAGTGTTTTTCTCATAAAAATCAACGATGAAACGGTTATTGACTTACCGATTGAACAATTAGTTGACCTGTTTTACGCattgaatgatgatgacgttAACCTCAGTAAGCTGATTAACATTTTCACTAAGATATGCTCAGTACCCAGTTTTGAAAACCTTGCAATTAATATCATATTTCACCCGaatttttatgaaaagactgttttgttttttaacACTTATTTCAACAGCTTGCTTATCCAAATCGATCTATTGAAATTCATAAAGTTAATATTTACAAAGTCGCTATTGAAAGTTTATGACTACACGGGATCCCCTGATCCAATAAAGCAGACGAAATCAAACCATCACAATAAAGCCACCGTTTTCAAACTTCGGGCCATCCTAGTAGAAATAACAGAGTTCTTGAACAACAACTGGAACAAGAATGATCCAAAAAGGAATTCCAATCAAGTTGGGGGGGACTCGGTTTTGATTTGCCAGCTATGCGAGGATATTCGTTCATTATCAAAAAGGGGAGGCCTGCAAAAAGTTTCGAGTGTCACTGCAGCAATTGGTAGTTCGCCGACAAGAGATGAGCGTACTAATTCGCAATCTTCTAGATCGAAAAGCGATGCCTTTTCAGTACCCACTACAACATTTCAAACATAA
- the BUD14 gene encoding protein phosphatase regulator BUD14 (similar to Saccharomyces cerevisiae BUD14 (YAR014C); ancestral locus Anc_3.180): MSNKEQHVDEAPGSAIKKISTIAATCDNGYAPTLITTRSGMDSSQSHALLNDPTLIEDYSDIINNRPMGGSKLNSGNEDSESMGGSVVVTPTSNKSSPFSSKPNILGNAIEQSHSSLRNKDEKEDVEEEEAEEHAHSDSGRDQRHSKENSTEFPDSYDYSDSEFEDNLEKRLQRIETDSMDSGDKDEEHFVVDRTTNDRELSDVDDFSDGLKYAISEDEEEEGYTDDDDFDKKFENADFEGEKGEMNEESDDYQPLSPPRELDPDKLYALYAFNGHDSSHCQLGQDESCILLNDQDAYWWLVKRITDGKIGFAPAEILETFPERLARLNCWKNENMSSQSVASSTDSKNDSASSNKNDESDTDSIIPTPALNGYGKGNKSVSFNDVVGYADRFIDDAVEDNSSDSNDDDDHENGKMYDEDTGDDNETKVRHRDEFTEAKLSFGKFEDDDMSDVVSDTSFSTSLNTPLNVKKVRRAGNKSDSFLKASSINDNEDNRNENQNPQQEKLKPVDTDYDADLRKVFEAPRMPFANGMAKSDSQNSLSTIGEFSPSSSEWTNESPSTPVVEESNGIPSSRAIKDISQYIQAKSKIEKSSNIESTEEQTQVQPSSEIAEAKESQAVVEQAGEELQNHDTIHGVEKHSSLSLHSSSDEDFYMDEQRVVSSASINSSFSGSRALSNTNGSDPASKPHSLVQHLYAPVFDRMDVLMKQLDDIIRK; this comes from the coding sequence ATGAGTAATAAGGAACAGCATGTTGATGAGGCTCCCGGAAGTGCTATCAAGAAGATAAGTACTATAGCTGCTACATGTGATAATGGGTACGCGCCTACGCTAATCACGACGAGGTCGGGCATGGACTCCTCACAGTCGCATGCCCTACTGAATGATCCGACCCTAATAGAGGATTATTCTGATATCATAAACAATAGGCCTATGGGTGGAAGCAAGCTGAATTCAGGGAACGAAGATTCCGAGAGTATGGGCGGGAGTGTTGTGGTGACGCCTACTTCCAATAAGAGTTCGCCCTTTAGCTCGAAACCTAATATACTGGGCAACGCAATAGAACAGAGCCATTCATCCTTACGGAATAAAGATGAGAAAGAGGATGTTGAGGAAGAGGAGGCCGAAGAACATGCGCATAGCGACAGTGGAAGGGATCAACGacattcaaaagaaaactctACCGAATTTCCCGACTCATATGATTATTCGGATTCCGAATTCGAGgataatttggaaaaaaggTTACAACGGATCGAAACCGATTCTATGGATAGTGGCGATAAGGATGAGGAGCATTTTGTGGTGGACCGTACAACGAACGACCGAGAACTTTCCgatgttgatgattttAGCGACGGCTTGAAGTACGCCATTTCCGAGGacgaggaagaagagggCTACactgatgatgacgattttgataagaaatttgaaaatgcGGATTTTGAAGGAGAGAAGGGCGAAATGAATGAGGAAAGTGACGATTACCAACCCTTATCCCCGCCAAGAGAGCTGGACCCTGATAAATTGTATGCCCTGTACGCGTTCAATGGGCACGATTCTTCACATTGCCAACTAGGGCAAGACGAATCATGTATACTGTTGAATGACCAGGATGCCTACTGGTGGTTAGTGAAAAGGATCACGGATGGTAAGATTGGGTTTGCGCCTGCAGAGATTCTAGAGACATTCCCGGAAAGATTAGCCCGATTGAACTGTTGGAAAAACGAAAACATGTCTTCTCAATCGGTGGCTTCATCGACGGACTCCAAAAATGATTCCGCTAGCTCCAATAAGAACGATGAGAGTGACACTGACAGTATAATTCCGACACCTGCATTAAATGGGTATGGCAAGGGGAACAAGTCTGTTAGTTTCAACGACGTCGTTGGTTATGCAGACAGGTTTATAGATGATGCGGTCGAAGATAACTCCTCGGATAGTAACGACGATGACGACcatgaaaatggaaaaatgtACGATGAAGATACTGGTGATGACAATGAAACAAAAGTTAGACACCGGGACGAATTTACTGAGGCGAAATTAAGTTTTGGCAAATTCGAGGACGATGACATGAGCGATGTGGTGAGCGATACCTCCTTCAGCACATCTTTGAACACACCTttaaatgtaaaaaaagTTCGGAGGGCAGGCAATAAAAGTGACAGCTTCCTCAAGGCATCCTCCATCAATGACAACGAAGATAATCGTAATGAGAATCAAAATCCACAGCAAGAAAAGCTGAAACCAGTGGACACTGATTATGATGCTGATTTAAGAAAGGTTTTTGAAGCGCCTCGTATGCCATTTGCTAATGGGATGGCGAAATCCGACTCTCAAAATTCTCTTTCGACGATTGGCGAGTTTTCAccttcatcatcagaatGGACAAACGAATCACCTTCGACGCCAGTAGTTGAGGAAAGCAATGGAATTCCATCATCTAGAGCAATAAAGGACATTTCACAATATATTCAGGCAAAGTCGAAAATCGAGAAGTCGTCAAATATCGAAAGCACAGAAGAGCAAACCCAAGTTCAACCCAGTTCGGAAATTGCTGAAGCAAAGGAAAGTCAGGCCGTAGTTGAGCAGGCGGGAGAGGAGCTACAAAATCATGATACTATACATGGGGTAGAAAAGCACTCAAGCTTATCGCTACATTCATCATCGGATGAAGATTTCTACATGGATGAACAAAGAGTGGTGTCATCAGCAAGCATTAACAGTTCATTTTCCGGATCAAGGGCATTGTCTAATACGAATGGGTCCGATCCAGCTTCGAAGCCCCATTCCTTGGTGCAGCATCTTTATGCTCCTGTTTTTGATAGGATGGATGTGCTAATGAAGCAATTGGACGACATTATTCgcaaataa